One genomic window of Diospyros lotus cultivar Yz01 chromosome 8, ASM1463336v1, whole genome shotgun sequence includes the following:
- the LOC127808997 gene encoding cytochrome c6, chloroplastic isoform X1 — MELLLSSVPAGKINSYSISTIKGGGGVEGRNCVVVGRQKQQLKLTTTMKSLAPSLMAAALLSLSPAIFNPPASIGQVMDVQRGATLFRQACIGCHDGGGNIIQPGATLFLKDLQRNGVDTEEEIYRVTYYGKGRMPGFGENCTPRGQCTFGARLQENEIKALAEFVKSQAGQGWPNIESFSD; from the exons ATGGAGCTTCTTCTGTCCTCGGTGCCTGCTGGCAAAATCAACTCCTATTCCATCTCAACAATTAAg GGGGGAGGAGGAGTAGAAGGACGGAACTGTGTTGTGGTTGGGAGGCAAAAGCAACAACTGAAGTTGACGACGACGATGAAGAGCTTGGCTCCGTCTCTCATGGCTGCTGCTCTGCTATCCTTATCTCCAGCGATCTTCAATCCCCCGG CTTCAATTGGACAAGTGATGGATGTCCAAAGAGGAGCCACATTATTCCGTCAGGCTTGCATTGGATGTCATGATGGAGGTGGAAACATAATACAGCCA GGAGCAACACTCTTTCTTAAAGATCTGCAGAG AAATGGAGTTGATACAGAAGAAGAGATTTATCGAGTTACCTACTATGGCAAAGGAAGAATGCCA GGCTTTGGTGAAAACTGTACACCCAGGGGCCAGTGCACATTCGGAGCCCGTCTACAGGAAAATGAGATAAAAGCTTTAGCTGAGTTTGTTAAGTCACAAGCTGGTCAAGGCTGGCCTAATATTGAAAGTTTTTCAGATTAA
- the LOC127808997 gene encoding cytochrome c6, chloroplastic isoform X2, producing MKSLAPSLMAAALLSLSPAIFNPPASIGQVMDVQRGATLFRQACIGCHDGGGNIIQPGATLFLKDLQRNGVDTEEEIYRVTYYGKGRMPGFGENCTPRGQCTFGARLQENEIKALAEFVKSQAGQGWPNIESFSD from the exons ATGAAGAGCTTGGCTCCGTCTCTCATGGCTGCTGCTCTGCTATCCTTATCTCCAGCGATCTTCAATCCCCCGG CTTCAATTGGACAAGTGATGGATGTCCAAAGAGGAGCCACATTATTCCGTCAGGCTTGCATTGGATGTCATGATGGAGGTGGAAACATAATACAGCCA GGAGCAACACTCTTTCTTAAAGATCTGCAGAG AAATGGAGTTGATACAGAAGAAGAGATTTATCGAGTTACCTACTATGGCAAAGGAAGAATGCCA GGCTTTGGTGAAAACTGTACACCCAGGGGCCAGTGCACATTCGGAGCCCGTCTACAGGAAAATGAGATAAAAGCTTTAGCTGAGTTTGTTAAGTCACAAGCTGGTCAAGGCTGGCCTAATATTGAAAGTTTTTCAGATTAA
- the LOC127807085 gene encoding protein MID1-COMPLEMENTING ACTIVITY 1-like produces the protein MASAAQASGADALGLIDLIVAAARNATMHRKNCEQLAGHVRMIGNLLETLKSTDLMSLSATREPLDLLEEALRRALDLVDGCREKSYLYMLAMGWNVVYQFRRIQNEIDRYLKLVPLITLVHEYRMQLHQNLEDCLQAIEEDHQEYSLDNEDMKVQDAILKRHRTKKEANILENSLSRRYPELQFHEALEEEKKKLHVELHCSQVNNEQKECQVIEHLIEVTENVVNVPTGKKLSPDVQTYAGYRCGTNSSLGANDLKPDGQGKSEWQADLFDCWKEPCLSLKACFYPCGIFVNIAALLSEGKISRGHTCNDLMVYSLFCCCCCYTCCTRGKLRRLFNIEGGTCDDFLTHLLCCCCAMVQEWHELELRGFEGCKERKLIPPPNQYMKS, from the exons ATGGCGAGCGCGGCGCAGGCTTCCGGAGCTGATGCTTTGGGCCTAATCGATCTCATTGTGGCGGCGGCCCGAAACGCCACTATGCACCGTAAGAACTGCGAGCAGCTCGCCGGCCACGTGAGGATGATCGGGAACTTGCTGGAGACGCTCAAATCGACGGACCTGATGAGCCTTTCGGCGACCAGAGAGCCTTTGGACTTGCTGGAGGAGGCGCTGAGGAGGGCGCTTGATTTGGTGGATGGATGCAGAGAGAAAAGTTACCTGTACATGCTTGCCATGGGATGGAACGTAGTCTATCAGTTCCGACGGATTCAGAACGAGATTGATCGGTATCTGAAGCTGGTGCCGTTGATCACGCTGGTCCACGAGTATCGGATGCAG TTACATCAGAATCTGGAGGACTGCTTGCAAGCAATTGAAGAGGACCATCAAGAATACTCCCTTGATAATGAGGATATGAAGGTCCAGGATGCTATATTGAAAAGGCACCGAACCAAGAAAGAGGCAAACATATTAGAGAATTCTTTGTCTCGTCGATACCCTGAACTTCAATTCCATGAGGCTCttgaagaggagaagaagaagttgcatgTTGAGTTGCATTGTTCCCAAGTAAATAACGAACAGAAGGAATGCCAAGTTATTGAACATCTTATTGAAGTAACAGAAAATGTTGTTAATGTCCCAACTGGAAAGAAACTTTCCCCTGATGTGCAGACTTATGCAGGATACAG ATGTGGAACAAATTCCAGTCTTGGGGCTAATGATTTAAAACCTGATGGTCAAGGAAAATCTGAGTGGCAAGCTGATCTCTTTGACTGTTGGAAGGAGCCTTGTTTAA GTTTGAAGGCCTGCTTCTATCCCTGTGGAATATTTGTTAACATAGCTGCTCTGTTGTCAGAAGGCAAAATAT CTCGTGGGCATACATGCAATGATCTTATGGTTTACTCCCTattctgctgctgctgctgctacacGTGTTGTACAAGAGGGAAACTGCGTAGGCTTTTTAACATAGAG GGAGGCACATGTGACGACTTCTTAACCCATCTTTTGTGTTGTTGCTGCGCAATGGTCCAGGAATGGCATGAGCTTGAACTGAGGGGCTTTGAAG GttgcaaggaaagaaaattgattCCACCTCCAAACCAATATATGAAGTCTTAA